In Candidatus Hydrogenedentota bacterium, the genomic stretch GCGTTTTTTCTGTGACTTGATGTTTGCCATGGTGTATGTTGCTCCGTTAAGGCGGTTCTCTCCTTCAAAAGGACCGCAAAAGTATAGCAAACGACGGGGTTCCGTATCAACATTTTAATCGGTCCAGAAATGACACCCGTTGACTTCACCCCGCCTTCCGATTCATTGAAGGGAAGCCCACACACACGCGGTGGTGCCCGTCAGAGGTTGTAGGCGACCACCCCGCCCTCCGGCGTGAGGAGGCGCCGTTCAAAAGGGGCGTCCGGATTCGTCATGCGGGCCAGCAGCATCTCGGCCGCCTGGCGCCCCGTTTCGAGGCCCGGCTGGGTGGCCAGCATCATGGGCAGCCCGTGTTGCCGGGCGAACTCGTCGTCATCCGAGGTGGCCAGCTCGATGTCCCCGGGAATCGTGTAGCCCAGACGGGCCAAATGCCCTGCAACCGCCACGGCAAGCGTGTCATGCGAACAGTAGAAGGCGGTCGGCTTGTCGCGGCGGGCCATGATCGCCGCCAGCACGGACTCCATCTCGGGGGTGTCCTGCAAAAAGGCGCCCTCAATTTCGGGCATCTGCGCCAGACCGGCCCCGGCCAGGGCGTCACGGTATCCTTCGGCGCGCTCGCGGGTGCTGGTAAGCCGGTAGGTGTCGTGGAGAAACCCGATGCGCGTGTGTCCCCGGTCCAGCAGGGAACGGGTGAGCATGCGGCCCAGCAGCACGTTGTCCGTGCCCACATAGTCCGTTTCCACACCCTCCATGCGGTGGTCCAGCAGCACGAGCGGCATGCCCCTGTCCAGCAATTCCTCAAGCATGGCCGCAGACTGGACACTTTCATGCTGCACCCACAATGCCAGGCCGCTCACCCCGAGGTTCCCAACATGCGCCAGGAAACGCGTCTCGCTCGGCTCGTCAAAACTTATGGTGTAGGTGATGGCCTGGTAGCCCGCCCGGCCGATTTCCGCGTTGAATCCGTCGAGAATGCGGCGGCAGTAAAGGGACTGGTACGTGGGCACGGCCACGGCCATAATGCCCGCCCCGGTGCACTGCAGCGGCTGCCGGGTCCAGTGGGCGCGCGGCGCCACAGTGGAACGCCGTCCCCGCGAGCGAAGGAGGAGCCCTTCGGATTCGAGGTCCCGGAGCGCCTGCCTGGTCAGGGCGCGGCCCACCCCGTGTTTGGCGGCCAATTCCAGTTCCGACGGCACCGGGTCACCCTCCGTGTAGAGGCCCTGCCTGATGCCCTTGCGCAACTCCGATTTAATGCGCTGTATGATGTCCTGATTGCGTTGCATCCCTGGCACTCCCAATTACTGCGCTTGTTCCCCCGGGCATCGTCCCGTTGTCTTCTGTAATAATCCACAATGCGCGCGCAAGATGCAACTTGCCCAGCGCGCGGCGTCTATGCCGCATTTGGCGATGGCATGCGCTGATAGTGCGCCACGATGACCGCCGTTACCAGAAAAAGCAGCGCATAGTAAACGGAGAACGACGTTTCAGGCATGGCCGAATGCGGGCCTGTGACAAGCTGCGCGAGCACATTGAGCACCAGCAGTGTGAGCCACATAAGCCATTGGTCACGGGGAAACACCTTTCCCGGAAAACCCGCCGGAAGCGGATTTCTAACTATGCATATCACTGTCAAGATAATTCCAAGCAACAGGGCCGGCCCAAAGAACATCCAGAGCACCCCGCTCCAATACTCCTCGTTGCCCAGATAGATGTTGGCCCAGCCCTTCAGCCCGTTCCGCGTGGAAAGGCCCAGACCGAGCAGCAGACCCAGCCACACGCCAAAACGCTCGAGATTCGGACGGGGTGCGGAAAAGGAGTCCGCCCCTTTATCCCCAACCTGCGGGCGGTTCACAAGATAATAGGCGAGCCCCAGGGCAATGCCGATGCTGATTCCGCCCGAGGACTCCCAGCACCGCCACCAGTTAAACTGATATTCGGGCCAAATCTTGGGTGCCCATTTCCAATGGTGAAGCAGGGACCAGCCCGCGCCGTTCACCAGTCCAACGGTCAAAATCAGCAGCACATTCCGGCGGTCCCTGCGGCCCGCCTCGTAGGCCAGAAAGCCAAGATAGGCGCCCAGGTGCATGACAGCCAGCCGGTTGTCGCCCACCAGGCGCCGAAGCGAGGGGTTGGTCTGGAAATCCTGATATTGGTCCCGCAGGGTGTCGTACAGGGGCAGGAATAGCGCCGGAAACTGCTCGAAGAGGAAACGGGCAATCACCACCCCCCCCACTCCGCATCCGATGCGCAGGAACCAGTCCCTTCCACGCAGGGTGCGGTCTGACGCGCACCACGCGAGCATGCACGCGCCAATGCCCGCCCAGGGAACCCCGGCAATAAACAGCCAGAGGAATCCATACGCGGGGGATATGGGCACAAAGACCCCCTCGGCCGCGTTGAGCGTGAGTTTGCCGTCAAAAAAACTGGACCACTGCATCCAGCCGCGCGCGCCGGAGATGCCAACGCCGAAGGTCATGGCCAGAATAATCCAGCCCGAACGGTACGGGCGCGCGCCCGCCCCGCCGGACCTGCGCGCGATGAACCACCACGCCGTGCCCCAGCCCACCCCCGCGAACATGCAGCCCGCCATGGCGCCGTAGCCCGAGCAGCCGCGCACCGCCCAGGTCATGCCGCCCAAAGCGGCGAAGAGCAGCGTGGGCAGCACCAAATCATGGGTCAAATCGCGTTGTCTTGAATCTGTCGGCACGGTCCGCTCCGTTCAGCGTTCAGTCCGCCTGCAGATGCAGGGCGAATTCGGCGATTGCGGGACAGGCCGCGGCCTTCACAATCCGCAGGCGCACCTTGTCCGTGGTGACGGGCTCGCCGTGCCAGAGGCGGCGGCTTCCGATGGAGGCGCCCCGGGCGAACTCCGCCCAGGCGCCGTTCTCCAACCTGTCAAGCGCCCACTCGTCCACGCGCTGGCCCAAAGGCAGATACTCGCGCAGGCTGACCACGTCAAAGGTCTTCTTTTCGCCCAAATCCAGCGTGAGTTCCGGCGTCAGCACGCCGTCATCCACGCACCAGTACGTGCTCCGGTCACCGTCAAGCGTTTGCCCCGGCGCATAGCGCGGGTCGCCGCCGCGCACGTTGGAGGCGGCGGCCTTCGCGTCCCGCGCAAGGTCCTTGCCAAAGGTGGCCCTGCGCCATGCGCCAAAGGCGCGGAGGGAGGCCAGGTCATTCTCATGGATGCGGCCCCGCCGGTCCGGCGGCAGATTGAGCAGGAACGACGCGCCCCGCCCCACGGACTCGAAATAGAGCTTCTTCAAATTGTCCGGCTTCCGGACCCGCCGGTCCTCCTTCTCGTGGTAGAACCAGCCGGGCCTGATGGACACGTCCACCTCGGCGGGCATCCAGTAAATGCCGTCCCGTGTGCCGTTCTCCGCGTCCTTGTACTCCGTCTGCCCCGGACAGGGCGGCTGTCCGTCGCGGCCGCGCGGCGTGTAGGCCGCCCAGCAGGGGTCGCCGGCATAGCCCGCCTCGTTGCCCACCCAGCGGATGTCCGGGCCGACATCGCTGAACATCACGGCGTCCGGCTGAAGCTCGCGGACAATCGCCCAGGTGTTGTCCCAGTCGTAATAGCTGTTCCGGTCAATGTTGCGCGTCTCCTTCGCGCCGCCGTACCAGCCGTCACCTCCGTTCGCGCCGTCGAACCACACCTCGAATATGGGGCCATAATTGGTGAGCAGCTCGCGCAACTGGTTGCGGAAATACTCGACATAGGCGGGCCGCCCATAGTCCGGGTGGTTCCTGTCCCAAGGGGACAGATAGACCCCGAACTTCAGGCCATGCCTCCGGCAGGCGTCGGAAATTTCACGTACCACGTCACCCTTGCCGTCCCGCCAGGGACTCGCCGCCACGGAATGGTCCGTGTGTTTCGAGGGCCACAGGCAGAACCCGTCGTGGTGCTTGCAGGTCAGGATAAGCCCCGTCATGCCCGCCTCGCGGGCCGCGCCCGCAATCTGGTCCGCGTCAAAGTCCGCGGGGTTGAACAGCGACGGGGACTCGTCGCCATACCCCCACTCCTTGTCCGTGAACGTGTTGATGGTGAAATGGAGGAATCCGTAGAACTCCAGTTCATGCCACTTCAACAGCCGCTCCGACGGTGTCACACCATGGGGCGCTGGCGGCTCGGCCGCGCCAAGGGTGGAGGCCACAACCAGCAATCCCAGCATGACGGTGGTCATCTTGCATTCTCCTTGGGTCTAGGGTTTAGGGTCTAGGGTTTAGGGGTTGTAGCATAGGCTTTGGAGGTTGGGGAATATAGAACACCCTGTATCACCACGCACATGACTGCATATCATTCTTAACATCCCAAATAAAACAACCACTTTCATGCTCAATAAAGCCACCCCTAGACCCTAGACCCTCCCCTTACTTCCGCAACGCCTGGAGCACGTATTCCGGAAGTTTCTTCTCCGCAAACAGCGGCTTGAAGCGGGTGAAGCGCTGGCGGCCGTTGATGACGGGCACGCTGGCCCAGTCCTCGCCGATGAGCGGCTTGGCATAGCGGACAAACTCGTCCGTCACGTCAATCTTGTTCGCCGCAATCCACCCCGCCGGGAAGGTCCGCTCGGAATTCGCCACCAGCTCCAGGGGCACCTTGTCATAGCGCACGTTGTAGATGGGGCCGGGCTCGCGGAGGATGGTGGACATCCAGCCGTTTTCGCCGGACTCGGCGATGAGGACCGCCTGCTGCCCGACCTTGTAGGCCTCGTCGAGGTCCACCACGGAGGCATAGGCGCAGGTGCTGCGCTGGTCCGTGCCGGAGACCTGGCCCCGCGCCTTTCCGGGCACGGGCAGTTTCCGGTCATTGAGCAGGTTCACCACCTTCTGCGCCGCCGTCATCTGCGTGGCGCCAAAGTTGGTGTGGCCGAAACTGTCCCTCACATCGCCGAGATCGCCCACGTCAAAACCCTCGCTCACCACGACCACGCAGCGCCCGTCGCGGCGGAGCTGGTCGTTGACGTTGTCGCAGAGCTCCTCGGCGGTGACGTTGGACTCGGTCATGTAAATCTGGAGGGGGGTCTCCCGTTTCGGGTCCGCAAGCCGCGCCGCCGCCGGGATGAAGCCAATCTTCCGGCCCATGGCCTGAAGCACCAGCACGGGGTCCGCCGGACAGGAGCCGTTGTTCTCCTCGTTCGCGTTCTGGACGATGCCCATCCAGTAGCGGGCCACGCTGCCATAGCCCGGCGTGTGGTCAATCAGTTTGAACTCCGAGTCGCCCACGTCGTTGTCAATGGTCTTGGGCACGCCCACGGCCACAAGGTCCAGCCCCTGCTCGTTGGCGAGCACGGAAATCTTGTGCGCCGTGTCCATCGAGTCGTTGCCGCCGTTGTAAAAGAAATAGCCGATGTCGTGCGCCTTGAAGATGTCAATGACCCGCTGGAAGTCCTCCTGCTGGTTCTTTTTGAGCTTGTAGCGGCAGGTGCCGATGCTGCCCGCGGCGGGGGTGTGGCGCAGCAGCGCGATTTCCTCATCATCCTGCGCGGAGAGGTTCAGCAGCTCCTCCTTCAGCACGCCCTCGATGCCGTGCCATCCGGCGTACACGGCGCCAAAGGTCTCTGGAAACATTTTGCAGGTGTCAATGACACCGCGCAGCGAACTGTTGATGACCGGACTGGGGCCGCCGGACTGGGCAACGATGACATTCCTGGGCATTTTCACTCTCCTTGACAAAAAAGGTTCATGTTGGCCGAAACCGCGCAAAACTCAGTCGCGCGGGTCTTCCAGCCACTGCATCACAAAACTCCGGTCCCCCGCCAGCACCCGCCGCTTGATTTCCAGCGCGGGCGCGTAGTCGGGGTATTTACCAAGCAGTCGGTTCAACACGACCAGCGCGTCGCTCTCACCCTCCAGCAGGTAAACCGAAAGCGCCTGTTGAAGCCAGACCTTTGGCTCGGGTTCACCACCGCCGGCCAGCTCGTTGAATCCGCCCAATGCGGCTTTATAGGCCTCCCGCGCATCCGTGTCCCGTCCCACTTTTTCCAGTACAATCCCGCGCATGGCATGAACTTCGGGGTGTCCGGGCCACTGTTCCGCCAACGCGCCATAGGCGTCCGCCGCCGCCTCCAGCCGCCCCATCCGCGCCAGCGTCACGGCGCGGGTCAGGGCGGCCTCCGCGTAGGCGGGGTCCTCCGCCACCGCCGCGTCCGCCAGACGCAGCGCTGTCTGGTAATCCTGCCCGCGCAGCGCCGCCGCCGCGCGTCCGTGCAGTTCCACGGCGTGCGTTTTCGGCACATAGGCGGGAGGGCGGGTGTTTTGTTGATAACAGCCGGCAAGCAGCGGCAGGCCAATCAGGCAGGCTGCAAGGACCGGATGGACAGAATGGACGAAGTGGCCAAAAAACACCCGCGCCCAAGGGTGTTTCCGTGTTTGCCCGTGCCTGTCCGTGCCTGTCTGTGCCATGGCCCTACACTTTCAGCCGGTACAGTATCTCACCGGCGTCGGGCACCAGCAACAGTCCCTCGTCCTCGCGGTTCCGCCAGTCTTCCGGGTTGATGCTGTCCGGGTCGCGGTAGCCGAGGTTGATGGCCCGGCACTCCTCCTCGGGAATGGAGGTGGCCAGGGTCACCTGGACACGGGGCCACTCCACACCGTCCTCATAGGTGCCCATGCCCCGCACATGCGTCGAGTGGGCCAGGATGCCGCCGGGAATGTCCTGGAAACGGTCCATCTGCTTCAGAA encodes the following:
- a CDS encoding diphosphate--fructose-6-phosphate 1-phosphotransferase, yielding MPRNVIVAQSGGPSPVINSSLRGVIDTCKMFPETFGAVYAGWHGIEGVLKEELLNLSAQDDEEIALLRHTPAAGSIGTCRYKLKKNQQEDFQRVIDIFKAHDIGYFFYNGGNDSMDTAHKISVLANEQGLDLVAVGVPKTIDNDVGDSEFKLIDHTPGYGSVARYWMGIVQNANEENNGSCPADPVLVLQAMGRKIGFIPAAARLADPKRETPLQIYMTESNVTAEELCDNVNDQLRRDGRCVVVVSEGFDVGDLGDVRDSFGHTNFGATQMTAAQKVVNLLNDRKLPVPGKARGQVSGTDQRSTCAYASVVDLDEAYKVGQQAVLIAESGENGWMSTILREPGPIYNVRYDKVPLELVANSERTFPAGWIAANKIDVTDEFVRYAKPLIGEDWASVPVINGRQRFTRFKPLFAEKKLPEYVLQALRK
- a CDS encoding tetratricopeptide repeat protein — translated: MAQTGTDRHGQTRKHPWARVFFGHFVHSVHPVLAACLIGLPLLAGCYQQNTRPPAYVPKTHAVELHGRAAAALRGQDYQTALRLADAAVAEDPAYAEAALTRAVTLARMGRLEAAADAYGALAEQWPGHPEVHAMRGIVLEKVGRDTDAREAYKAALGGFNELAGGGEPEPKVWLQQALSVYLLEGESDALVVLNRLLGKYPDYAPALEIKRRVLAGDRSFVMQWLEDPRD
- a CDS encoding alpha-L-fucosidase, with protein sequence MTTVMLGLLVVASTLGAAEPPAPHGVTPSERLLKWHELEFYGFLHFTINTFTDKEWGYGDESPSLFNPADFDADQIAGAAREAGMTGLILTCKHHDGFCLWPSKHTDHSVAASPWRDGKGDVVREISDACRRHGLKFGVYLSPWDRNHPDYGRPAYVEYFRNQLRELLTNYGPIFEVWFDGANGGDGWYGGAKETRNIDRNSYYDWDNTWAIVRELQPDAVMFSDVGPDIRWVGNEAGYAGDPCWAAYTPRGRDGQPPCPGQTEYKDAENGTRDGIYWMPAEVDVSIRPGWFYHEKEDRRVRKPDNLKKLYFESVGRGASFLLNLPPDRRGRIHENDLASLRAFGAWRRATFGKDLARDAKAAASNVRGGDPRYAPGQTLDGDRSTYWCVDDGVLTPELTLDLGEKKTFDVVSLREYLPLGQRVDEWALDRLENGAWAEFARGASIGSRRLWHGEPVTTDKVRLRIVKAAACPAIAEFALHLQAD
- a CDS encoding GntR family transcriptional regulator; its protein translation is MQRNQDIIQRIKSELRKGIRQGLYTEGDPVPSELELAAKHGVGRALTRQALRDLESEGLLLRSRGRRSTVAPRAHWTRQPLQCTGAGIMAVAVPTYQSLYCRRILDGFNAEIGRAGYQAITYTISFDEPSETRFLAHVGNLGVSGLALWVQHESVQSAAMLEELLDRGMPLVLLDHRMEGVETDYVGTDNVLLGRMLTRSLLDRGHTRIGFLHDTYRLTSTRERAEGYRDALAGAGLAQMPEIEGAFLQDTPEMESVLAAIMARRDKPTAFYCSHDTLAVAVAGHLARLGYTIPGDIELATSDDDEFARQHGLPMMLATQPGLETGRQAAEMLLARMTNPDAPFERRLLTPEGGVVAYNL